From a region of the Actinopolymorpha singaporensis genome:
- the crcB gene encoding fluoride efflux transporter CrcB, producing MSMVLAVLAGAVVGAPVRYHLDRMVQQRHESGFPWGTLTVNVVGSLVLGVLAAGSASHSLGPITYALLATGFCGAFTTYSTFGFETLRLLEDGAFLPAAASVGANLLAGLGAAFLGFAVGGMVWTG from the coding sequence ATGAGCATGGTGCTCGCCGTGCTGGCCGGCGCGGTGGTGGGCGCTCCCGTGCGCTACCACCTCGACCGGATGGTGCAGCAACGACACGAGTCCGGCTTTCCGTGGGGGACCCTCACGGTCAACGTCGTCGGCAGCCTGGTGCTCGGCGTGCTCGCCGCGGGGAGCGCGTCGCACAGCCTCGGCCCGATCACGTACGCCCTGCTGGCCACCGGCTTCTGCGGCGCGTTTACGACCTACTCCACGTTCGGGTTCGAGACCCTGCGCCTGCTCGAGGACGGTGCGTTCCTCCCGGCCGCCGCGAGCGTCGGTGCCAACCTGCTGGCCGGGCTGGGCGCGGCGTTCCTCGGCTTCGCCGTGGGCGGCATGGTCTGGACCGGCTGA
- a CDS encoding NUDIX domain-containing protein, with protein sequence MPGDLLPAPEPTRGRVCAVILRDGMVPMVRHVETTRQCQYWTLPGGGVEDGETLEQAVLREVREETGLEGTVGGLLYGLHYRTLDGVPATETCFLVKVDPAAVAAPGFDPELAADAQVIAAVAWHPLAKLHADRQVRLAISALRRLSR encoded by the coding sequence TTGCCCGGCGACCTGCTGCCGGCCCCCGAGCCCACGCGTGGACGGGTGTGCGCGGTGATCCTCCGTGACGGGATGGTGCCGATGGTCCGGCACGTCGAGACCACGCGTCAGTGTCAGTACTGGACGCTGCCCGGCGGTGGGGTCGAGGACGGCGAGACACTCGAGCAGGCCGTACTCCGTGAGGTACGCGAGGAGACTGGGCTCGAGGGGACTGTCGGTGGGCTGCTCTACGGTCTGCACTACCGAACACTCGACGGCGTACCGGCGACGGAGACCTGCTTTCTGGTGAAGGTGGATCCCGCGGCGGTCGCGGCGCCGGGTTTCGATCCCGAACTCGCCGCCGATGCCCAGGTGATCGCGGCCGTAGCCTGGCATCCGTTGGCGAAACTCCACGCGGATCGTCAGGTGCGCCTTGCGATTTCCGCGTTGCGCCGCCTGAGCCGTTGA